Proteins from a single region of Corylus avellana chromosome ca11, CavTom2PMs-1.0:
- the LOC132166599 gene encoding uncharacterized protein LOC132166599 isoform X2, giving the protein MVVLMLRRIGRHCWQGIGSNPPSSGCMVFCAQHIMGSSCCITRNDPVGFFLSKGLQLHTLSPHSCTTFVNGRGRGGGIAIGIGLNGLTLKCCLRDDDIDAIAFHKGKVNPPRAFAAHHLHSLRLRDFDIGLQDGTATADNATATPNQTQQGASHRGFPDRPLPDKIVVAVDVDEVLGSFVSALNRFIADRYFSNHSLSEYHVYEFFKIWNCSRDEATNRVHEFFKTSYFKTGIHPIPGARMALNKLSRVCNLSVVTSRQNAIKEHTIDWIEKHYPGLFQEIHFGNHFALDGASRPKSELCRSLGAKVLIDDNPRYAIECAEVGIRVLLFDYENSYPWCKTESVDQHPLVTKVRNWEEVEQQLISWIVS; this is encoded by the exons ATGGTTGTGTTAATGTTAAGAAGAATCGGTAGGCATTGTTGGCAAGGTATTGGTAGTAACCCTCCCAGTAGTGGCTGTATGGTGTTTTGTGCTCAACATATAATGGGTTCCAGTTGTTGTATAACCCGTAATGATCCCGTTGGCTTCTTCTTGAGTAAGGGATTGCAATTGCACACCCTGTCTCCTCACTCTTGTACCACTTTTGTTAATGGACGTGGACGAGGAGGAGGGATTGCAATTGGCATTGGCCTCAACGGCCTCACTCTCAAATGTTGCTTGAGGGACGATGATATTGACGCCATTGCTTTTCACAAGGGAAAGGTAAACCCCCCTCGTGCATTCGCTGCGCACCACCTCCACTCGCTCCGTCTCCGCGATTTCGACATTGGTCTCCAAGATGGCACTGCTACTGCTGACAACGCCACTGCCACTCCAAACCAAACTCAACAAGGGGCATCCCACCGTGGATTCCCTGACCGTCCTTTGCCCGATAAGATTGTTGTCGCCGTTGATGTCGATGAGG TTTTGGGAAGCTTTGTATCCGCTCTGAACAGATTTATTGCGGATCGTTACTtttcaaatcattcactttcgGAGTATCATGTCTATGAGTTCTTCAAG ATATGGAACTGTTCCCGTGATGAAG CTACTAACCGTGTCCATGAGTTCTTTAAAACATCGTACTTCAAGACAGGGATCCACCCCATCCCAGGTGCTCGGATGGCGCTTAATAAGTTATCGAGAGTTTGCAACCTATCAGTTGTGAC GTCGCGACAGAATGCAATCAAGGAACACACAATTGATTGGATTGAGAAGCATTATCCGGGACTGTTTCAGGAGATTCACTTTGGCAACCACTTTGCTTTGGATGGAGCTTCTAGGCCTAAGTCAGAACTTTGCAG GTCCTTAGGAGCTAAGGTTCTGATTGATGACAATCCAAGATATGCTATTGAGTGTGCTGAAGTTGGAATCAGGGTTCTACTTTTTGATTATGAGAACTCGTATCCTTGGTGCAAGACGGAGTCTGTCGATCAACATCCTCTGGTCACGAAGGTTCGTAATTGGGAAGAAGTGGAGCAACAGCTAATCTCTTGGATTGTCTCTTAG
- the LOC132166599 gene encoding uncharacterized protein LOC132166599 isoform X1, giving the protein MVVLMLRRIGRHCWQGIGSNPPSSGCMVFCAQHIMGSSCCITRNDPVGFFLSKGLQLHTLSPHSCTTFVNGRGRGGGIAIGIGLNGLTLKCCLRDDDIDAIAFHKGKVNPPRAFAAHHLHSLRLRDFDIGLQDGTATADNATATPNQTQQGASHRGFPDRPLPDKIVVAVDVDEVLGSFVSALNRFIADRYFSNHSLSEYHVYEFFKIWNCSRDEATNRVHEFFKTSYFKTGIHPIPGARMALNKLSRVCNLSVVTSRQNAIKEHTIDWIEKHYPGLFQEIHFGNHFALDGASRPKSELCSRSLGAKVLIDDNPRYAIECAEVGIRVLLFDYENSYPWCKTESVDQHPLVTKVRNWEEVEQQLISWIVS; this is encoded by the exons ATGGTTGTGTTAATGTTAAGAAGAATCGGTAGGCATTGTTGGCAAGGTATTGGTAGTAACCCTCCCAGTAGTGGCTGTATGGTGTTTTGTGCTCAACATATAATGGGTTCCAGTTGTTGTATAACCCGTAATGATCCCGTTGGCTTCTTCTTGAGTAAGGGATTGCAATTGCACACCCTGTCTCCTCACTCTTGTACCACTTTTGTTAATGGACGTGGACGAGGAGGAGGGATTGCAATTGGCATTGGCCTCAACGGCCTCACTCTCAAATGTTGCTTGAGGGACGATGATATTGACGCCATTGCTTTTCACAAGGGAAAGGTAAACCCCCCTCGTGCATTCGCTGCGCACCACCTCCACTCGCTCCGTCTCCGCGATTTCGACATTGGTCTCCAAGATGGCACTGCTACTGCTGACAACGCCACTGCCACTCCAAACCAAACTCAACAAGGGGCATCCCACCGTGGATTCCCTGACCGTCCTTTGCCCGATAAGATTGTTGTCGCCGTTGATGTCGATGAGG TTTTGGGAAGCTTTGTATCCGCTCTGAACAGATTTATTGCGGATCGTTACTtttcaaatcattcactttcgGAGTATCATGTCTATGAGTTCTTCAAG ATATGGAACTGTTCCCGTGATGAAG CTACTAACCGTGTCCATGAGTTCTTTAAAACATCGTACTTCAAGACAGGGATCCACCCCATCCCAGGTGCTCGGATGGCGCTTAATAAGTTATCGAGAGTTTGCAACCTATCAGTTGTGAC GTCGCGACAGAATGCAATCAAGGAACACACAATTGATTGGATTGAGAAGCATTATCCGGGACTGTTTCAGGAGATTCACTTTGGCAACCACTTTGCTTTGGATGGAGCTTCTAGGCCTAAGTCAGAACTTTGCAG CAGGTCCTTAGGAGCTAAGGTTCTGATTGATGACAATCCAAGATATGCTATTGAGTGTGCTGAAGTTGGAATCAGGGTTCTACTTTTTGATTATGAGAACTCGTATCCTTGGTGCAAGACGGAGTCTGTCGATCAACATCCTCTGGTCACGAAGGTTCGTAATTGGGAAGAAGTGGAGCAACAGCTAATCTCTTGGATTGTCTCTTAG
- the LOC132165282 gene encoding alpha-aminoadipic semialdehyde synthase, with amino-acid sequence MLGNGVIGILSESCNKWERRVPLTPSHCARLLHSGRDRSGVARIIVQPSTKRIHHDSQYEDVGCEISDDLSDCGLILGVKQPKLEMILPQRAYAFFSHTHKAQKENLPLLDKILTERVSLFDYELIVGDHGKRLLAFGKYAGRAGLIDFLRGLGHRYLSLGYSTPFLSLGASYMYPSLVAAKAAVISVGEEIATLGLPSGICPLIFVFSGSGNVSLGAQEIFKLLPHTFVDSSRLPELFEVARDLTQPARASKRVFQVYGCVVTCQDMVKHKDPTKVFDKADYYAHPEHYKPIFHEKIAPYTSVIVNCMYWEKRFPRLLSTKQLQDLIGTGCPLVGISDITCDIGGSIEFVNQTTSIDSPFFRYDPLNDSYHQDMEGNGVICSAVDILPTEFAKEASQHFGDILSQFVGSLASATDITKLPAHLRRACITHGGTLNSLYEYIQRMRNSNSEEISENVESCHSNKKKYYILVSLNGHLFDQFLINEALDIIEAAGGSFHLVKCKVGQSANVMSYSELEVGADDRAVLDQIIDSLTSIANPNEKSGILNQETNKISLKVGKVQESGSKKGHEMKRKTAVLILGAGRVCQPAAELLASTRSFSSHQRYKACLKDDFIEQNDVQVIVGSLYLKDAEEIVEGIPNATAVQLDVMDCGSLAKYISQVEVVVSLLPASCHNYVANACIKLKKHLVTASYVDESMSMLDQKAKSAGITILGEMGLDPGIDHMMAMKMINQVHVRKGRIRSFTSYCGGLPSPEAANNPLAYKFSWNPAGAIRAGQNPATYRSHGETLYVEGDGLYESAVRLRIPDLPAFALECLPNRNSLVYGELYGIGNEAATIFRGTLRYEGFSEIMGTLARIGFFSTETHPILEGEKRPTFRTLLHELLKIKTEDMDGPLIAEKVITERIVSLRHCKQQRTAVKAAKTIIFLGFHEHTEIPVSCQSALDVTCLRMEERLAYSSTEQDMVLLHHEVEVDFPDRQLTEIHRATLLEFGRTKNGKTTTAMALTVGIPAGIGALLLLENKIKTRGVLRPIEPEVYVPALDFLEAYGFKLMEKID; translated from the exons ATGCTTGGGAATGGAGTAATCGGGATCCTCTCCGAGTCTTGCAATAAGTGGGAAAGGAGGGTGCCTCTGACCCCATCACACTGTGCTCGACTTCTACACAGTGGAAGGGATAGAAGTGGAGTGGCTCGCATTATCGTGCAGCCATCCACAAAACGCATTCATCACGATTCACAATACGAGGATGTGGGGTGTGAAATATCAGATGACTTGTCAGACTGTGGCCTCATCTTGGGTGTTAAACAACCGAAG CTGGAGATGATTCTTCCCCAAAGAGCGTACGCCTTCTTCTCCCATACGCACAAGGCCCAGAAAGAAAACTTGCCTTTGCTAGATAAG ATACTCACTGAGAGGGTGTCGTTATTTGATTATGAGCTTATCGTTGGGGACCACGGGAAAAGGTTGCTTGCGTTCGGAAAATATGCTGGTAGAGCTGGATTAATTGACTTCCTACGTGGGTTAGGACACA GGTATCTAAGTCTTGGATATTCAACACCTTTCCTCTCACTGGGTGCATCCTACATGTATCCTTCCTTGGTTGCTGCCAAGGCTGCTGTAATTTCAGTGGGTGAAGAAATAGCAACTCTTGGACTGCCATCTGGAATTTGTCCGCTGATCTTCGTATTCTCTGGTTCAGGAAATG TTTCTCTTGGTGCACAAGAAATATTTAAGCTTCTTCCTCATACATTTGTGGATTCAAGTAGGCTTCCAGAGCTATTTGAGGTG GCCAGGGATCTCACTCAACCTGCACGCGCATCAAAGAGAGTCTTCCAAGTATATGGTTGTGTTGTGACTTGTCAAGATATGGTTAAACATAAAGATCCCACAAAAGTATTTGACAAA GCTGACTACTATGCGCATCCAGAACACTACAAACCAATTTTCCATGAAAAAATAGCTCCATACACATCTGTAATAG TGAATTGCATGTATTGGGAGAAAAGATTTCCTCGGTTGTTGAGTACCAAGCAACTTCAAGATCTCATTGGGACAGGATGTCCACTTGTTGGAATCTCTGATATAACTTGTGATATAGGGGGATCCATTGAGTTTGTTAACCAAACCACATCAATTGACTCACCTTTCTTCag ATATGATCCCTTGAATGATTCATATCATCAAGACATGGAGGGTAATGGCGTGATATGTTCAGCTGTTGACATTCTTCCAACAGAGTTTGCAAAAGAG GCTTCCCAACATTTTGGGGACATACTATCCCAATTTGTCGGCAGTTTGGCTTCTGCAACAGATATTACGAAGTTACCTGCACACTTAAGAAGGGCTTGCATAACTCACGGAGGAACCCTTAACTCTTTGTATGAATATATTCAGCGTATGCGAAACTCTAATTCAGA AGAAATATCAGAAAATGTAGAAAGTTGCCACtctaacaaaaagaaatactaTATTTTG GTATCTCTTAATGGTCACTTATTTGATCAATTTCTGATAAATGAGGCCTTGGATATTATTGAAGCTGCTGGTGGCTCCTTTCACTTGGTTAAATGTAAAGTGGGTCAGAGTGCTAACGTCATGTCATACTCAGAACTTGAA GTTGGTGCAGATGATAGGGCGGTGCTGGATCAAATTATTGATTCCTTGACTTCTATAGCCAATCCGAATGAAAAATCTGGGATTCTAAATCAAGAAACAAATAAGATTTCACTGAAGGTTGGTAAAGTCCAGGAGAGTGGCAGTAAGAAGGGACATGAAATGAAAAGGAAGACTGCAGTTCTTATTCTCGGTGCGGGACGGGTCTGTCAACCAGCTGCTGAGCTGTTAGCATCAACTAGAAGTTTTTCATCCCACCAACGATATAAAGCATGCCTGAAAGATGATTTCATAGAGCAGAATGATGTTCAAGTTATTGTTGGATCTCTCTACCTAAAGGATGCAGAAGAG ATCGTTGAAGGCATTCCTAACGCAACAGCTGTTCAGCTTGATGTGATGGACTGTGGAAGTCTTGCTAAGTATATTTCACAG GTAGAAGTCGTCGTAAGTTTACTGCCTGCTAGTTGTCACAATTATGTGgcaaatgcatgcatcaag CTTAAAAAGCATCTCGTTACTGCTAGCTATGTTGATGAGTCCATGTCCATGTTAGATCAAAAGGCAAAGAGTGCTGGTATTACAATTCTGGGAGAGATGGGTCTGGATCCTGGAATAG ATCATATGATGGCAATGAAGATGATTAACCAAGTTCATGTTCGAAAGGGGAGAATAAGGTCTTTCACTTCTTATTGTGGGGGACTCCCATCCCCAGAAGCTGCTAACAACCCATTAGCATATAAATTCAG TTGGAATCCTGCAGGAGCTATTCGGGCTGGGCAAAATCCTGCTACTTATAGATCTCATGGTGAAACTTTATATGTTGAGG GGGACGGTCTTTACGAATCAGCTGTGAGACTTCGGATACCTGATCTTCCAGCTTTTGCATTGGAGTGTCTTCCCAATCGTAATTCTTTAGTTTATGGGGAATTATATGGAATCGGAAATGAAGCAGCAACCATCTTCCGTGGAACCCTGCGCTATGAAG GGTTTAGTGAGATAATGGGGACGCTTGCAAGAATTGGTTTTTTCAGTACTGAAACTCATCCAATTCTTGAGGGTGAAAAGAGACCGACTTTCAGAACACTTTTGCATGAACTTCTCAAAATTAAAACTGAAGATATGGATGGACCTCTGATAGCAGAGAAGGTCATCACTGAAAGGATTGTCTCACTTCGACATTGCAAACAGCAAAGAACTGCAGTAAAGGCGGCCAAAACTATCAT ATTTTTGGGATTTCACGAGCATACAGAAATTCCTGTTTCCTGCCAAAGTGCACTTGATGTTACTTGTCTTCGTATGGAAGAAAGGTTAGCCTACTCCAGCACAGAACAG GATATGGTGCTTTTGCATCATGAAGTGGAGGTAGATTTTCCAGATCGCCAACTAACTGAGATTCATAGGGCCACTTTATTGGAATTTGGGAGGACAAAGAACGGGAAAACCACCACTGCCATGGCTCTCACTGTTGGTATTCCAGCAGGCATTGGTGCTCTG CTCTTACTAGAAAACAAGATCAAGACAAGAGGCGTCTTAAGGCCTATTGAACCTGAAGTATATGTACCAG CACTGGATTTCTTAGAGGCCTATGGATTCAAGTTGATGGAGAAGATAGATTGA
- the LOC132166599 gene encoding uncharacterized protein LOC132166599 isoform X3, which yields MVVLMLRRIGRHCWQGIGSNPPSSGCMVFCAQHIMGSSCCITRNDPVGFFLSKGLQLHTLSPHSCTTFVNGRGRGGGIAIGIGLNGLTLKCCLRDDDIDAIAFHKGKVNPPRAFAAHHLHSLRLRDFDIGLQDGTATADNATATPNQTQQGASHRGFPDRPLPDKIVVAVDVDEVLGSFVSALNRFIADRYFSNHSLSEYHVYEFFKIWNCSRDEGIHPIPGARMALNKLSRVCNLSVVTSRQNAIKEHTIDWIEKHYPGLFQEIHFGNHFALDGASRPKSELCSRSLGAKVLIDDNPRYAIECAEVGIRVLLFDYENSYPWCKTESVDQHPLVTKVRNWEEVEQQLISWIVS from the exons ATGGTTGTGTTAATGTTAAGAAGAATCGGTAGGCATTGTTGGCAAGGTATTGGTAGTAACCCTCCCAGTAGTGGCTGTATGGTGTTTTGTGCTCAACATATAATGGGTTCCAGTTGTTGTATAACCCGTAATGATCCCGTTGGCTTCTTCTTGAGTAAGGGATTGCAATTGCACACCCTGTCTCCTCACTCTTGTACCACTTTTGTTAATGGACGTGGACGAGGAGGAGGGATTGCAATTGGCATTGGCCTCAACGGCCTCACTCTCAAATGTTGCTTGAGGGACGATGATATTGACGCCATTGCTTTTCACAAGGGAAAGGTAAACCCCCCTCGTGCATTCGCTGCGCACCACCTCCACTCGCTCCGTCTCCGCGATTTCGACATTGGTCTCCAAGATGGCACTGCTACTGCTGACAACGCCACTGCCACTCCAAACCAAACTCAACAAGGGGCATCCCACCGTGGATTCCCTGACCGTCCTTTGCCCGATAAGATTGTTGTCGCCGTTGATGTCGATGAGG TTTTGGGAAGCTTTGTATCCGCTCTGAACAGATTTATTGCGGATCGTTACTtttcaaatcattcactttcgGAGTATCATGTCTATGAGTTCTTCAAG ATATGGAACTGTTCCCGTGATGAAG GGATCCACCCCATCCCAGGTGCTCGGATGGCGCTTAATAAGTTATCGAGAGTTTGCAACCTATCAGTTGTGAC GTCGCGACAGAATGCAATCAAGGAACACACAATTGATTGGATTGAGAAGCATTATCCGGGACTGTTTCAGGAGATTCACTTTGGCAACCACTTTGCTTTGGATGGAGCTTCTAGGCCTAAGTCAGAACTTTGCAG CAGGTCCTTAGGAGCTAAGGTTCTGATTGATGACAATCCAAGATATGCTATTGAGTGTGCTGAAGTTGGAATCAGGGTTCTACTTTTTGATTATGAGAACTCGTATCCTTGGTGCAAGACGGAGTCTGTCGATCAACATCCTCTGGTCACGAAGGTTCGTAATTGGGAAGAAGTGGAGCAACAGCTAATCTCTTGGATTGTCTCTTAG